A single window of Archangium gephyra DNA harbors:
- a CDS encoding SWIM zinc finger family protein, whose protein sequence is MQFEYSYAGSTTVQNRGDSTALSFSPDVKRPPTFFSGELRQNVAFREAISALHDVVVSDLRFKPKDKTAYKLWAAQQEQVDLAAIAAQRQSVASRLKALREELAELEKESSRRMGPFYAARARYYSYLYEKNRDFWFVLDPVITVHPDECFFECFSQDESSYGRLGASYEVFQNVGEFACGTTNIDYSSPLYDEFQKIRSYKRTRFEVDPSGFTTQTGTDTAYKEVKIDLPDSWVRGFLQVNSAMALPAVRFTLHPMDVHNFLFILKRHKEKKGPRSMRYVLAPGQPVKVVFEPWGTEVVCRRSVYEGEGTHDIRVWGRRRLGVLERLIPVAKRFTVHLLGTGLPSFYVADLGDLSFTLGLSGWTANDWSTSGNFDLLAPRGQVDEFTRRRVFDALKETWSAKPEALASKLGLERGAVLGALSAWTQAGRAIWDLNKGVYRARELSREPLPMDKLRFSNEREERAMRFLDARAVDVKARPGADGSLELSGTVKEGAKVLRPSLRLDADQRMVFGECTCNFFQQNKLFRGPCEHLLALRLQHSRVSRT, encoded by the coding sequence GTGCAGTTTGAGTACTCCTACGCGGGCAGCACCACGGTCCAGAACCGGGGAGACAGCACCGCGCTGTCCTTCTCGCCGGACGTCAAGCGGCCGCCCACCTTCTTCTCCGGCGAGCTGCGCCAGAACGTGGCCTTCCGCGAGGCCATCTCCGCCCTCCACGACGTGGTGGTGTCGGACCTGCGCTTCAAGCCCAAGGACAAGACGGCCTACAAGCTGTGGGCGGCGCAGCAGGAGCAGGTGGACCTGGCCGCCATCGCCGCGCAGCGCCAGTCGGTGGCCAGCCGCCTCAAGGCCCTGCGTGAGGAGCTCGCCGAGCTGGAGAAGGAGAGCTCGCGCCGCATGGGCCCCTTCTACGCGGCCCGCGCGCGCTACTACAGCTACCTCTACGAGAAGAACCGCGACTTCTGGTTCGTGTTGGATCCCGTCATCACCGTCCACCCGGACGAGTGCTTCTTCGAGTGTTTCAGCCAGGACGAGTCCAGCTACGGCCGGCTTGGCGCCAGCTACGAGGTGTTCCAGAACGTCGGCGAGTTCGCCTGCGGCACCACCAACATCGACTACTCGTCGCCGCTGTACGACGAGTTCCAGAAGATAAGGTCCTACAAGCGCACGCGCTTCGAGGTGGACCCGAGCGGCTTCACCACGCAGACGGGCACGGACACGGCCTACAAGGAGGTGAAGATCGACCTCCCGGACTCGTGGGTACGCGGCTTCCTGCAGGTGAACTCGGCCATGGCGCTGCCGGCGGTGCGCTTCACGCTGCACCCCATGGACGTGCACAACTTCCTCTTCATCCTCAAGCGGCACAAGGAGAAGAAGGGGCCGCGCTCCATGCGCTACGTGCTGGCGCCGGGGCAGCCGGTGAAGGTGGTGTTCGAGCCGTGGGGCACGGAGGTGGTGTGCCGGCGCTCGGTGTACGAGGGCGAGGGCACGCACGACATCCGTGTGTGGGGCCGCCGGCGCCTCGGAGTCCTGGAGCGGCTCATCCCGGTGGCGAAGCGCTTCACCGTGCACCTGCTGGGCACGGGGCTGCCGTCCTTCTACGTGGCGGACCTGGGGGACCTGTCCTTCACCCTCGGCCTGTCCGGGTGGACGGCCAACGACTGGTCCACCTCGGGCAACTTCGACCTGCTGGCGCCGCGCGGGCAGGTGGACGAGTTCACCCGCCGCCGCGTCTTCGATGCCCTCAAGGAGACGTGGTCCGCGAAGCCCGAGGCGCTGGCCTCGAAGCTGGGGCTGGAGCGGGGCGCGGTGCTCGGCGCGCTGTCGGCGTGGACGCAGGCGGGACGGGCCATCTGGGATTTGAACAAGGGCGTGTACCGGGCGCGCGAGCTGAGCCGCGAGCCCCTGCCCATGGACAAACTGCGCTTCTCCAACGAGCGAGAGGAGCGCGCCATGCGCTTCCTGGACGCCCGGGCGGTGGACGTGAAGGCCCGGCCCGGGGCGGATGGCTCGCTGGAGCTGAGCGGCACGGTGAAGGAGGGCGCGAAGGTGCTTCGTCCCTCTTTGCGGCTCGACGCGGACCAGCGTATGGTTTTCGGCGAGTGCACGTGCAACTTCTTCCAGCAGAACAAGTTGTTCCGGGGGCCGTGCGAGCACCTGCTCGCGCTGCGGCTCCAGCACTCACGGGTGTCTCGCACATGA
- a CDS encoding WGR domain-containing protein: MAEERTYLELSEAGGGSHKFYEVKVEGNSLTVRYGRIGDKGQTQVSQYPTPDKAIAEARKKIGEKVRKGYAPAVMGQRQKRSITRREITSGRSNATQAPLLWKFNSGDRAFGIFVDDARCWVGNESGSIYSVDHEGRTLSQFRLADGVKCIVADDRWLYAGCDDGRVYDLGGKVPRVAYNISESVDIYWLDIKDGVLGVSDAGGKLTAINHEDESQWEKQSVGTHGWMVRCDELGMYHGHGRGLTMYDWEDGSEIWHRPTQGNVMFGWQEESSLYACTNLGFVHRFTKKGDVGPVMQCDAAVFSCAAVDDGRYVFAGDNMSSVYCFNDKGQRLWKLSTGCGSAFSMQFFQDRLYLVTTDGVLACIDASEKAIQAAQSGSVPQARSIQAPTPVAAVPTGTVETTREAGRGVVVECYQDGPHLRVRVVSPGYHSDWHVQFPKDIREVGGRYVVEGVRESARGGFYRAYGDIRRLVS, encoded by the coding sequence ATGGCCGAGGAACGGACGTACCTGGAGCTGTCGGAGGCGGGTGGCGGCTCGCACAAGTTCTACGAGGTGAAGGTGGAGGGCAACTCCCTCACCGTCCGCTACGGCCGCATCGGCGACAAGGGCCAGACGCAGGTCTCCCAGTACCCCACTCCGGACAAGGCGATCGCCGAGGCCCGGAAGAAGATCGGCGAGAAGGTCCGCAAGGGCTATGCCCCCGCCGTCATGGGCCAGCGCCAGAAGCGCTCCATCACCCGCCGGGAGATCACCAGCGGCCGCTCCAACGCGACCCAGGCCCCGCTCCTGTGGAAGTTCAACTCGGGCGACCGCGCCTTCGGCATCTTCGTGGACGACGCGCGTTGCTGGGTGGGCAACGAGAGCGGCTCCATCTACTCGGTGGACCACGAGGGCCGCACCCTCTCCCAGTTCCGCCTCGCCGATGGCGTGAAGTGCATCGTCGCCGATGACCGCTGGCTCTACGCCGGGTGCGATGACGGCCGCGTCTATGACCTCGGCGGCAAGGTGCCGCGCGTCGCGTACAACATCTCCGAGTCCGTGGACATCTACTGGCTGGACATCAAGGACGGTGTCCTCGGCGTGTCCGACGCGGGCGGCAAGCTCACCGCCATCAACCACGAGGACGAGTCCCAGTGGGAGAAGCAGAGCGTGGGCACCCACGGATGGATGGTGCGCTGCGACGAGCTGGGCATGTACCACGGCCACGGGCGCGGCCTGACCATGTACGACTGGGAGGACGGCAGCGAAATCTGGCACCGCCCCACCCAGGGCAACGTCATGTTCGGCTGGCAGGAGGAGTCCTCGCTCTACGCCTGCACCAACCTGGGCTTCGTGCACCGCTTCACCAAGAAGGGCGACGTGGGGCCCGTCATGCAGTGCGACGCGGCCGTGTTCTCCTGCGCCGCGGTGGATGACGGCCGCTACGTCTTCGCTGGCGACAACATGTCCAGCGTCTACTGCTTCAACGACAAGGGCCAGCGGCTCTGGAAGCTGTCCACCGGGTGCGGCTCGGCCTTCTCCATGCAGTTCTTCCAGGACCGGCTCTACCTCGTCACCACGGACGGGGTGCTCGCCTGCATCGACGCGAGCGAGAAGGCCATCCAGGCCGCCCAGTCAGGCTCGGTGCCGCAGGCGCGCAGCATCCAGGCTCCCACGCCCGTGGCCGCCGTCCCCACCGGCACCGTGGAGACGACGCGCGAGGCGGGCCGTGGCGTCGTCGTGGAGTGCTACCAGGACGGGCCCCACCTGCGCGTGCGCGTGGTGTCCCCCGGCTACCACTCCGACTGGCACGTGCAGTTCCCCAAGGACATCCGCGAGGTAGGCGGCCGCTACGTCGTGGAGGGCGTCCGCGAGTCCGCGCGTGGTGGCTTCTACCGCGCCTATGGCGACATCCGCAGGCTGGTGAGCTGA
- a CDS encoding Hsp70 family protein, whose translation MATPLYVGIDLGTTNSTAAAFDGEKLTLIRNAQGANLTPSVVRIDARGAVTVGDRARRLIDSDPQNTRSEFKRLMGTSQALEFAAAKLTRKPEELSAEVLKSLRKDVEQQLGVAPTCAVISVPALFELPQSAATSEAARLAGFSRVELIQEPVASALAAGWSADSDEGSWLVYDLGGGTFDVSLLETRDGLLRVVGHDGDNFLGGRDFDQAIVDEVLAELLRTQGVDIRRADPRHATALRKLKRAVEEAKIELSRTDELPLLVPGAFETDNGPVDVDVVLTRARVEAACAPLVQRSINVCLRLLASHGLEPSQLGKVVLVGGPTAMPFLRSQVQAALGAPFATDLDPMTLVAQGAALYAASSGLDGRPAVSSATPQPSGRKVWLQYPAMSSDLSPHVVGRLVEGDSGPKPALVRLVRTDGGWSSPDSPLSAEGAFVLSVELVPRKPNTFRLEGLGADGKPVPLSPASFTIVQGLTLSDPPLSRSIGVALANNAVRVYFERGAPLPARRTFRQRTVEAVAKGSTGNVLRIPIVQGELEWAHLCRLVGSLEIRGDQIKASLPADAEVELTLELDRGGRLSARALVPALGQVFEQVAQLQVPDATPESLQEGLTAARERLSMLRSSAFRRGVPSVVASLAQADQALAEIERDVEAARGGDADAGQKARRGLLDLDAQLEQAESGLRWPELEETVREELAVASSWVAQFGSPAEQKLLDEAMKACERARAGRQAVELQRHLRSVRKLGNAAFYRHPSAWEWQFDSASSRVSEASDVAKAEELVQRGRRALEQQRREELRQVVEQLWRLLPEDAQERRLAHDSGVR comes from the coding sequence ATGGCCACACCGCTGTACGTCGGCATCGATCTCGGCACCACCAACTCCACCGCGGCGGCCTTCGATGGGGAGAAGCTCACGCTCATCCGCAACGCCCAGGGCGCCAACCTGACGCCCTCCGTGGTGCGCATCGACGCGCGCGGCGCCGTCACCGTCGGAGACCGCGCCCGCAGGCTCATCGACTCGGACCCCCAGAACACCCGCTCCGAGTTCAAGCGCCTCATGGGCACCTCCCAGGCCCTCGAGTTCGCCGCCGCGAAGCTCACCAGGAAGCCCGAGGAGCTCTCCGCCGAGGTCCTCAAGTCCCTGCGCAAGGACGTGGAGCAGCAGCTCGGCGTGGCCCCCACCTGCGCCGTCATCTCCGTCCCCGCCCTCTTCGAGCTCCCCCAGAGCGCCGCCACCTCCGAGGCCGCCCGCCTCGCCGGCTTCTCCCGCGTCGAGCTCATCCAGGAGCCCGTCGCCTCCGCGCTCGCCGCCGGCTGGAGCGCCGATTCCGACGAGGGCAGCTGGCTCGTCTATGACCTCGGCGGCGGCACCTTCGATGTGTCCCTCCTCGAGACCCGTGACGGGCTGCTGCGCGTCGTCGGCCACGACGGCGACAACTTCCTCGGCGGCCGTGACTTCGACCAGGCCATCGTCGACGAGGTGCTCGCCGAGCTGCTCCGCACCCAGGGCGTCGACATCCGCCGCGCGGACCCGCGTCACGCCACCGCCCTGCGCAAGCTCAAGCGCGCCGTGGAGGAGGCGAAGATCGAGCTGTCCCGCACCGACGAGCTGCCCCTCCTCGTTCCCGGTGCCTTCGAGACCGACAACGGCCCGGTGGACGTGGACGTGGTCCTCACCCGCGCCCGCGTGGAGGCCGCCTGCGCTCCCCTGGTGCAGCGCTCCATCAATGTCTGTCTGCGACTGCTCGCCTCGCACGGCCTGGAGCCCTCGCAGCTCGGCAAGGTGGTGCTGGTGGGCGGCCCCACCGCCATGCCCTTCCTCCGCTCCCAGGTGCAGGCCGCGCTCGGCGCTCCCTTCGCCACCGATCTGGACCCGATGACACTCGTGGCCCAGGGCGCCGCGCTCTACGCCGCCTCCTCCGGGCTCGATGGCCGCCCCGCCGTCTCCAGCGCCACGCCGCAGCCCTCCGGCCGCAAGGTGTGGCTCCAGTACCCCGCCATGAGCTCGGACCTGTCGCCGCACGTGGTGGGCCGCCTGGTCGAGGGAGACTCCGGCCCCAAGCCCGCCCTGGTCCGGCTCGTCCGGACGGACGGTGGCTGGAGCAGCCCCGACTCTCCCCTCTCCGCCGAGGGCGCCTTCGTCCTCTCCGTGGAGCTCGTCCCGCGCAAGCCCAACACCTTCCGGCTGGAGGGCCTCGGCGCCGATGGCAAGCCGGTGCCGCTGTCTCCCGCCTCGTTCACCATCGTCCAGGGTCTCACCCTGAGCGATCCGCCCCTGTCGCGCAGCATCGGCGTGGCGCTCGCCAACAACGCCGTGCGCGTCTACTTCGAGCGCGGCGCTCCCCTCCCCGCCCGCCGCACCTTCCGCCAGCGCACCGTCGAGGCCGTGGCCAAGGGCTCCACCGGCAACGTGCTGCGCATCCCCATCGTCCAGGGCGAGCTCGAGTGGGCCCACCTGTGCCGGCTCGTGGGCTCGCTGGAGATTCGGGGAGATCAGATCAAGGCCTCGCTGCCCGCGGATGCCGAGGTGGAACTGACGCTGGAGCTAGACCGTGGCGGCCGGCTGTCGGCCCGCGCGCTGGTGCCCGCCCTGGGCCAGGTGTTCGAGCAGGTGGCCCAGCTCCAGGTGCCGGACGCCACGCCCGAGTCGCTCCAGGAAGGCCTCACCGCCGCCCGTGAGCGGCTGTCCATGCTGCGCTCCTCGGCCTTCCGCCGGGGCGTCCCCTCGGTGGTGGCCAGTCTGGCCCAGGCGGACCAGGCGCTCGCGGAGATCGAACGTGACGTGGAGGCGGCGCGCGGCGGAGACGCGGACGCGGGACAGAAGGCCCGGCGCGGGCTGCTGGACCTGGACGCGCAGTTGGAGCAGGCGGAGTCGGGCCTGCGCTGGCCGGAGCTGGAGGAGACGGTGCGCGAGGAGCTCGCCGTCGCGTCCTCCTGGGTGGCGCAGTTCGGCAGCCCCGCGGAGCAGAAGCTGCTCGACGAGGCCATGAAGGCCTGTGAGCGGGCTCGCGCCGGGCGTCAGGCGGTGGAGCTGCAGCGGCACCTGCGCAGCGTCCGCAAGCTGGGCAATGCCGCCTTCTACCGCCACCCATCCGCGTGGGAGTGGCAGTTCGACTCCGCCTCCAGCCGCGTGTCCGAGGCCTCCGACGTGGCCAAGGCCGAGGAGCTGGTGCAGCGGGGCCGGCGCGCCCTGGAGCAGCAGCGCCGCGAGGAGCTGCGTCAGGTGGTGGAGCAGCTCTGGCGGCTGCTGCCGGAGGACGCGCAGGAGCGCCGGCTGGCGCACGACTCGGGGGTCCGATGA
- a CDS encoding AMP-dependent synthetase/ligase, producing MSGSTQKKEAVGQGQVTLAQDAHLLQPLLEHARKTPDKPLFSRRVGAGFESLTAADIVRTVRRLARGLIALGVEPGHRVALMSKTRVEWVLLDYAILATGATTVPIYETSSAEQVEWIISDSGAVMAFFETDTLHGLYRQAADRLPACRHTFVIDQAALEHLQQRGDEVDEARLDERLSGLRTSHLATLIYTSGTTGRPRGCELTHGNIRMNALQVLGFAGNIITPEDRTMLFLPLAHALAKMLFLASVERGNAVAFATSAGKLTEELALVRPTWFGTVPRVLEKVFQTAQQKADQAGRGRVFNLAADAAIRYSREQSAGGVSLVARLQHVVFDRLVYRTLRSVLGGQLRFVVSGGGPLPERLNHFYNGMGVKVLEGYGMTETSPVLTINSDQASRIGTVGQPLPGTTVRLAEDGEILVKGPQIFQGYWHNEEASKRAFTPDGWLQTGDLGSLDEQGFLRITGRKKEILVTAAGKNVAPGPLEDRIREHPLVSQAMVVGEGKPFVAALVTLDPSAFKQWARKNGKEGQPLESLLEDSALRTEVGQAIENANRSVSRAESIRKFAILPEDFTIERNELTPSLKVRRHIVGEHYAQVITQLFERAGGGD from the coding sequence ATGAGTGGGAGCACGCAGAAGAAGGAAGCGGTGGGTCAGGGGCAGGTCACGCTCGCGCAGGATGCACACCTGCTCCAGCCCCTCCTGGAGCACGCCCGGAAGACGCCAGACAAGCCACTGTTCTCGCGCCGCGTGGGGGCCGGATTCGAGTCCCTCACCGCCGCGGACATCGTGCGCACGGTGCGCCGTCTCGCCCGGGGGTTGATCGCGCTCGGTGTCGAGCCCGGCCACCGCGTGGCCCTGATGTCGAAGACGCGTGTCGAGTGGGTGCTGCTCGACTACGCCATCCTGGCCACCGGGGCCACCACGGTGCCCATCTACGAGACCTCCTCCGCCGAGCAGGTGGAGTGGATCATCTCGGACAGCGGGGCAGTGATGGCCTTCTTCGAGACCGACACCCTGCACGGCCTCTACCGCCAGGCCGCGGACCGGCTCCCGGCCTGCCGCCACACCTTCGTCATCGACCAGGCCGCGCTCGAGCACCTTCAGCAGCGCGGAGACGAGGTCGACGAGGCCCGGCTCGACGAGCGGCTGTCCGGGCTGAGGACGAGCCACCTCGCCACCCTCATCTACACCTCGGGCACCACCGGGCGGCCCCGGGGCTGCGAGCTCACGCACGGCAACATCCGGATGAACGCCCTGCAGGTGCTGGGCTTCGCGGGCAACATCATCACCCCGGAGGACCGGACGATGCTGTTCCTCCCGCTCGCCCACGCGCTGGCCAAGATGCTCTTCCTGGCGTCCGTGGAGCGCGGCAACGCGGTGGCCTTCGCCACCAGCGCCGGCAAGCTCACCGAGGAGCTGGCCCTGGTGCGCCCCACGTGGTTCGGCACGGTGCCCCGGGTCCTGGAGAAGGTCTTCCAGACGGCGCAGCAGAAGGCAGATCAGGCGGGCCGCGGGCGGGTGTTCAACCTCGCCGCCGACGCGGCCATCCGGTACTCGCGCGAGCAGTCCGCGGGCGGTGTCTCGCTCGTGGCGCGGCTGCAACACGTGGTGTTCGATCGGCTCGTGTACCGCACGCTGCGCTCGGTGCTCGGTGGCCAGCTGCGCTTCGTCGTGTCGGGCGGCGGGCCCCTGCCGGAGCGGCTCAACCACTTCTACAACGGCATGGGCGTGAAGGTGCTCGAGGGCTACGGCATGACCGAGACGAGCCCGGTGCTGACCATCAACTCCGACCAGGCCTCGCGCATCGGCACCGTGGGCCAGCCGCTGCCCGGCACCACCGTGCGCCTCGCGGAGGATGGCGAAATCCTCGTGAAGGGCCCTCAAATCTTCCAGGGCTACTGGCACAACGAGGAGGCCTCGAAGCGCGCCTTCACCCCGGACGGGTGGCTGCAGACGGGAGACCTCGGCAGCCTGGACGAGCAGGGCTTCCTGCGCATCACCGGCCGAAAGAAGGAGATCCTCGTCACCGCCGCCGGGAAGAACGTGGCGCCGGGGCCTTTGGAGGACCGCATCCGCGAGCACCCGCTGGTCAGCCAGGCCATGGTGGTGGGCGAGGGCAAACCCTTCGTGGCGGCGCTCGTCACGCTCGACCCGAGCGCCTTCAAGCAGTGGGCCCGGAAGAACGGCAAGGAGGGCCAGCCCCTGGAGTCCCTGCTGGAGGACTCCGCGCTGCGCACCGAGGTGGGCCAGGCCATCGAGAACGCCAACCGCTCCGTGTCGCGCGCGGAGTCCATCCGCAAGTTCGCCATCCTCCCCGAGGACTTCACCATCGAGCGCAACGAGCTGACGCCCTCGCTCAAGGTGCGGCGCCACATCGTCGGTGAGCACTACGCCCAGGTCATCACACAGCTCTTCGAGCGCGCGGGCGGAGGGGACTGA
- the lepB gene encoding signal peptidase I: protein MDEAAASSEEKRQAGSRGRAWSGFVLAGVALLLAVLVRGCVAEPRLIISDSMEPALTYGDRLLMEKVSYRLHPPRAGDIVVFEPVPEADRRGALRVEAHIKRVIALPGQVVRVHEGRVLIDGQPLHEPYVAEPPAYEWGPARVPEDMLFVLGDNRNASADSHVWGFLPRRNVLGRVGLRFWPPGRAGGL, encoded by the coding sequence GTGGACGAGGCCGCTGCCAGCAGTGAGGAGAAGCGCCAGGCCGGGAGCAGGGGCCGGGCGTGGAGCGGGTTCGTCCTGGCCGGGGTGGCCCTGCTGCTGGCGGTGCTGGTGCGCGGCTGTGTGGCGGAGCCCCGGTTGATCATCTCGGACTCCATGGAGCCGGCCCTGACGTATGGGGATCGGCTGCTGATGGAGAAGGTGTCCTACCGGCTGCACCCGCCGCGCGCCGGGGACATCGTCGTCTTCGAGCCGGTTCCCGAGGCGGACCGGCGGGGCGCGCTCCGGGTGGAGGCGCACATCAAGCGCGTCATCGCTCTCCCGGGGCAGGTGGTGCGGGTGCACGAGGGCCGGGTGCTCATCGACGGGCAGCCGCTGCACGAGCCCTACGTGGCCGAGCCGCCCGCGTACGAGTGGGGACCGGCGCGAGTGCCCGAGGACATGCTCTTCGTGTTGGGGGACAACCGCAACGCCAGCGCGGACTCCCACGTCTGGGGATTCCTGCCGCGGCGCAACGTGCTCGGAAGGGTGGGGCTGCGCTTCTGGCCGCCCGGGCGTGCCGGGGGCCTCTGA
- a CDS encoding SRPBCC family protein has product MGVLGSLVGGVGLGAGLMYLTDPRSGRRRRAVVHDKALHAVHETEEAATVVVRDIVHRARGFVFETKGKLRREEVDDRTIEARIRSALGRVCSHTHAIHVSVEQGRVRLDGVALKAEYPRILSRIAHVRGVLDVTDNLQVFKQPGSHPELQGGTIRPGDRPEFLQHNWSPAARFVAGLGGASLLTWGLHRGGLGGLGSVFLGSLITLRSITNIELRSLTGMGGGRLAIDVHKNIIVHAPVREVFGFWRAMENFPRFMSHVEEVRTSGEDRSHWRVRGPAGTVFEWDAIVTRLIPYQVLAWKSVDGSTVRHAGIIHFAPCNDGRSTRLDIRMSYHPPVGALGHVFARLLGADPKKQMDDDLMQLKSIIETGKASREQVSPSTPKWTGPRPIH; this is encoded by the coding sequence ATGGGAGTTCTGGGGTCGCTCGTGGGTGGGGTGGGGTTGGGCGCGGGGCTCATGTACCTGACGGACCCTCGCAGTGGCCGCCGCCGCCGGGCCGTGGTGCACGACAAGGCGCTTCACGCCGTGCACGAGACCGAGGAGGCCGCCACCGTGGTGGTGCGCGACATCGTCCACCGCGCGCGCGGCTTCGTCTTCGAGACGAAGGGAAAGCTGCGCCGTGAGGAAGTGGACGACCGGACCATCGAGGCCCGCATCCGCTCGGCGCTCGGCCGCGTGTGCTCGCACACCCACGCCATCCACGTGAGCGTCGAGCAGGGCCGGGTCCGGCTCGACGGCGTCGCGCTCAAGGCCGAGTACCCGAGAATCCTCTCGCGCATCGCGCACGTGCGCGGTGTGCTGGATGTGACGGACAACCTCCAGGTCTTCAAGCAGCCGGGCAGCCATCCGGAGCTACAGGGCGGCACCATCCGCCCCGGAGACCGGCCCGAGTTCCTCCAGCACAACTGGTCCCCCGCGGCGCGCTTCGTGGCGGGGCTCGGGGGCGCGAGCCTGCTCACCTGGGGCCTCCACCGCGGCGGCCTGGGCGGCCTGGGCTCCGTCTTCCTCGGCTCGCTCATCACCCTGCGCAGCATCACCAACATCGAGCTCAGGAGCCTCACCGGCATGGGCGGCGGGCGGCTGGCCATCGACGTCCACAAGAACATCATCGTCCACGCGCCGGTGCGCGAGGTGTTCGGCTTCTGGCGGGCCATGGAGAACTTCCCACGCTTCATGAGCCACGTGGAGGAGGTGCGCACCAGCGGCGAGGACCGCTCGCACTGGCGGGTGAGGGGCCCGGCCGGCACCGTCTTCGAGTGGGATGCCATCGTCACCCGGCTCATCCCCTACCAGGTACTCGCCTGGAAGAGCGTGGACGGCTCCACGGTGCGCCACGCCGGCATCATCCACTTCGCGCCGTGCAACGACGGACGCTCCACGCGGCTGGACATCCGCATGTCCTACCACCCACCCGTGGGCGCCCTGGGCCACGTCTTCGCCCGGCTGCTGGGGGCGGACCCCAAGAAGCAGATGGATGATGACCTGATGCAGCTCAAGTCGATCATCGAGACGGGCAAGGCCTCGCGCGAGCAGGTGTCCCCCTCGACGCCGAAGTGGACCGGACCCCGGCCCATCCACTGA
- a CDS encoding bifunctional metallophosphatase/5'-nucleotidase encodes MRSSPAPRHLPPLLLAASLLLSCAHGGGAPALADTRPRTVSVKLLAINDFHGNLAPPEGSTGELRTGSNPDGSPIRVKAGGASHLARHLARLRGPSPRNTLVVSAGDLIGASPLVSALFHDEPTIEAMNLAGLDLTAVGNHEFDEGTTELRRMQTGGCHPVDGCQDGTSFEGARFKFLSANVVDGQGATLFPPYAVREFEGVKVAFIGMTLEGTPEIVDAAGIRGYQFRDEADTVNALVPELKKQGVRAIVVLLHEGGVQKGTYDGCEGISGPIVDIVQRMDAEVDAVISGHTHQAYNCVIAGKRVTSAASYGRLITDLDLVLDGTTGDVVESTARNVPVTRDTEGVAEVQKLVEHYDGLAAPRRNRVLGQVTAPLQLPNYQRWPSGESTLGNAISDSQLAATRDAGAQVAFINPGGIRTDIDAGDVTYGEAFSVQPFGNSLVTMTLTGAQLHTLLEQQWEGSLVRILQPSRGFSYTWKASAPVGQKVDPASLRLNGAPVDPAGRYRVTVNSFLSNGGDSFRVLTEGTERRGGPVDVDAMEAWLKAHSPLTPPETNRITRVD; translated from the coding sequence ATGCGCTCCTCCCCTGCCCCCCGCCACCTCCCACCCCTGCTGCTCGCCGCCTCGCTGCTGCTGTCCTGTGCCCACGGCGGCGGCGCCCCCGCGCTCGCGGACACCCGCCCCCGCACGGTGTCCGTCAAGCTGCTGGCCATCAATGACTTCCACGGCAACCTGGCGCCCCCCGAGGGCTCCACGGGGGAGCTCCGCACGGGCAGCAACCCGGATGGCAGTCCCATCCGGGTGAAGGCGGGCGGTGCGAGCCACCTCGCCCGCCATCTCGCCCGGTTGCGAGGCCCCTCGCCCAGGAACACCCTCGTCGTGTCCGCGGGGGACCTCATCGGCGCGAGCCCGCTCGTCTCCGCGCTCTTCCATGACGAGCCCACCATCGAGGCGATGAACCTCGCGGGCCTGGACCTCACCGCCGTGGGCAACCACGAGTTCGACGAGGGCACCACCGAGCTGCGGCGCATGCAGACCGGCGGCTGCCACCCGGTGGACGGCTGCCAGGACGGCACGTCCTTCGAGGGCGCGCGCTTCAAGTTCCTCTCCGCCAACGTGGTGGACGGCCAGGGCGCCACCCTCTTCCCGCCCTACGCCGTGCGCGAGTTCGAGGGCGTGAAGGTGGCCTTCATCGGCATGACGCTCGAGGGCACGCCGGAGATCGTCGACGCCGCCGGCATCCGGGGGTACCAGTTCCGCGACGAGGCCGACACGGTCAACGCCCTGGTGCCCGAGCTGAAGAAGCAGGGCGTGCGCGCCATCGTGGTGCTGCTGCACGAGGGAGGCGTCCAGAAGGGCACGTATGACGGCTGCGAGGGCATCTCGGGGCCCATCGTGGACATCGTCCAGCGCATGGACGCGGAGGTGGACGCCGTCATCTCCGGCCACACCCACCAGGCCTACAACTGCGTCATCGCCGGCAAGCGCGTCACCAGCGCGGCCTCCTACGGGCGGCTCATCACGGACCTGGACCTGGTGCTGGATGGGACCACCGGGGACGTGGTGGAGAGCACCGCGCGCAACGTGCCCGTCACCCGCGACACGGAGGGTGTCGCCGAGGTGCAGAAGCTCGTCGAGCACTATGACGGCCTGGCCGCCCCCCGGCGCAACCGCGTCCTCGGCCAGGTGACGGCCCCGCTCCAGCTGCCGAACTACCAGCGGTGGCCCTCGGGCGAGTCCACCCTGGGCAATGCCATCTCCGACTCGCAGCTCGCCGCCACGCGGGACGCCGGGGCCCAGGTGGCCTTCATCAACCCGGGCGGCATCCGGACGGACATCGACGCGGGCGACGTCACCTATGGCGAGGCCTTCAGCGTGCAGCCCTTCGGCAACTCCCTGGTGACGATGACGCTCACCGGCGCGCAGCTGCACACCCTGTTGGAGCAGCAGTGGGAGGGCAGCCTCGTGCGCATCCTCCAGCCGTCGCGGGGCTTCAGCTACACGTGGAAGGCCTCGGCGCCGGTGGGCCAGAAGGTGGACCCGGCCAGCCTGCGGCTGAACGGAGCCCCCGTGGACCCGGCGGGCCGCTACCGCGTGACGGTGAACAGCTTCCTGTCCAATGGCGGAGACAGCTTCCGCGTGCTCACCGAGGGCACCGAGCGGCGCGGCGGTCCGGTGGACGTGGACGCCATGGAAGCGTGGCTGAAGGCCCACTCGCCCCTGACCCC